The following coding sequences are from one Elusimicrobiota bacterium window:
- a CDS encoding DUF5683 domain-containing protein, translating into MKIKKIVTLFVALCLMPSFVSAKTIILDFTKRTQKNALVRSILLPGWGQFYKGSNTKGYIISAGAFLSASLAYYYLSESDKAYEKYRKISLIDDDSYSDYQNKSNKFNIAVLSLTLFWLYGIVDTYFISSGEEYAQNEKNWKFCRKDGVKLACGGRKIELSFTKTF; encoded by the coding sequence ATGAAAATAAAAAAGATTGTTACATTGTTTGTGGCACTTTGCCTTATGCCGAGTTTTGTTTCGGCAAAGACAATAATTTTGGATTTTACAAAGAGAACGCAGAAAAATGCTCTGGTTAGATCCATTCTTCTTCCCGGATGGGGACAATTTTATAAAGGGAGCAATACAAAGGGCTATATTATTTCAGCAGGTGCATTTCTTTCCGCTTCATTGGCCTATTACTATTTGTCAGAGTCTGACAAAGCCTATGAAAAATATCGTAAAATAAGTCTAATTGACGATGACTCGTATTCGGATTATCAAAACAAATCAAACAAATTTAATATTGCGGTTCTTTCGCTTACGCTTTTTTGGCTATACGGCATAGTTGATACGTATTTTATTTCTTCCGGCGAAGAATATGCTCAAAACGAAAAAAATTGGAAATTTTGCAGGAAAGACGGCGTAAAATTAGCCTGCGGCGGCAGAAAGATCGAATTATCTTTCACTAAAACTTTTTAA
- a CDS encoding helix-turn-helix domain-containing protein, producing the protein MENRIQQNEVKEVMDIKELSEYLGIGKSKIYNLIRNKKIPASRIGRQYRFSKEVIDAWLKEKIITVKEESVMPLFGENKNIYEK; encoded by the coding sequence ATGGAAAATCGAATCCAGCAAAATGAAGTTAAAGAAGTAATGGACATCAAAGAACTCTCCGAATACCTAGGAATAGGCAAATCAAAAATTTATAACCTAATAAGAAACAAAAAAATTCCCGCATCCCGCATAGGCAGGCAATACAGATTTTCAAAAGAAGTTATTGATGCCTGGCTCAAAGAAAAAATAATTACTGTTAAAGAAGAATCTGTAATGCCGTTATTCGGCGAAAATAAAAATATATACGAGAAATGA
- the typA gene encoding translational GTPase TypA, which produces MEQNKIRNIAIIAHVDHGKTTLVDQLFKQCGMFRDNQMLEERLMDSMDLERERGITISSKNGLFTYKDYFVNIIDTPGHADFGGQVERVLKMADGVLLLVDAAEGPMPQTYFVLKKALALNLPVIVVINKVDKPTARCEWTVDQVLELFIKLHAPEHLLDFPLVYASARDGYAMNNYREQGKSMEPLYEKIINCIPAPKGDPEGPLQMLVSSIGYSPFLGRLATGKITSGKLNINKDVVVVERGGKIVPARITKVYRYYGNQMKETDIAGTGEIVAVAGMDEITVGETLTDPLNPIPLPPMGMDPPTITMNFIPNDSPFSGKEGTYVTSRHLRERLFRETLSDIALLVEDLPDAVGYKVSGRGELHLSILIEKMRREGYEFQVTRPHAIFHEKDGVITEPYEELILDIEEKYLGNVIANVNGRKGRMMDMHQDGNMVRLRFKIPTRGLLGFKSDFMTDTRGTGLMNYIFLEYDEYAGDIINRINGVLIAMEKGTTAGYALFNLQDRGKLFLGPGENVYGGQIIGEHSRENDLVVNPCKGKKLTNMRAAGSDDNIILTPAENMSLEKCIAYINDDELVEVTPKSIRIRKAELNELVRKRAKKSENNASL; this is translated from the coding sequence ATGGAACAGAATAAAATACGAAACATCGCTATCATTGCCCATGTTGACCACGGAAAAACTACGCTTGTGGACCAGCTGTTCAAACAATGCGGAATGTTCCGCGATAACCAAATGCTGGAAGAACGGCTGATGGATTCCATGGACCTTGAGCGCGAGCGCGGAATAACAATATCTTCAAAGAACGGTCTTTTTACCTATAAAGACTATTTTGTAAATATCATTGATACGCCAGGGCACGCGGATTTCGGCGGGCAGGTTGAACGAGTATTAAAAATGGCTGACGGGGTTTTGCTGCTGGTTGATGCCGCTGAAGGGCCCATGCCGCAGACCTATTTTGTATTGAAAAAAGCCCTTGCGTTAAACCTCCCTGTTATAGTTGTAATAAATAAGGTAGATAAGCCAACGGCGCGGTGCGAGTGGACAGTTGACCAGGTTCTTGAACTTTTTATTAAGCTTCACGCGCCGGAACATCTTCTTGATTTTCCTCTAGTTTATGCTTCGGCTCGCGACGGCTATGCGATGAACAATTACCGCGAACAGGGAAAATCCATGGAGCCGCTTTACGAAAAAATTATAAATTGCATTCCGGCTCCAAAAGGCGACCCCGAGGGGCCTCTGCAGATGCTTGTCAGTTCAATCGGGTATTCTCCTTTTCTGGGGCGGCTTGCCACCGGAAAAATTACTTCAGGAAAACTCAATATCAATAAAGATGTTGTGGTTGTGGAACGCGGCGGAAAAATAGTTCCTGCCCGCATCACCAAAGTATACCGTTATTATGGAAACCAAATGAAAGAAACTGATATCGCAGGCACAGGAGAAATAGTTGCGGTTGCGGGAATGGATGAAATTACTGTCGGCGAAACTCTGACCGACCCTTTAAACCCGATACCTCTTCCTCCAATGGGAATGGACCCTCCTACGATTACTATGAATTTCATACCGAATGATTCTCCTTTTTCAGGAAAAGAAGGAACCTATGTAACATCCCGCCATCTTCGGGAACGCCTGTTTCGCGAAACTTTGTCCGATATCGCGCTTTTGGTTGAGGACTTGCCTGACGCAGTAGGTTATAAGGTTTCCGGCCGGGGAGAACTTCATCTTTCAATATTGATTGAAAAAATGCGGCGCGAAGGATATGAATTTCAGGTCACACGGCCGCATGCAATTTTTCATGAAAAAGACGGCGTAATTACTGAACCTTATGAGGAACTGATATTAGATATTGAAGAAAAATATCTGGGCAACGTTATCGCAAATGTAAACGGCCGAAAAGGGCGGATGATGGATATGCATCAGGACGGCAATATGGTCCGGCTAAGATTTAAAATTCCAACCCGAGGCCTTTTGGGTTTTAAATCGGATTTTATGACCGATACCCGCGGCACGGGATTAATGAATTATATTTTTCTGGAATACGATGAATATGCCGGAGATATTATAAATAGGATTAACGGGGTGCTTATTGCAATGGAAAAGGGAACGACCGCAGGGTACGCATTGTTCAATTTGCAGGATCGGGGAAAACTTTTTTTGGGGCCCGGTGAAAATGTTTACGGAGGCCAGATTATCGGCGAGCATTCCCGGGAAAACGATTTAGTTGTAAATCCCTGCAAAGGCAAAAAACTTACCAATATGCGGGCTGCCGGGTCCGATGACAATATTATTCTTACACCTGCAGAAAATATGTCCCTTGAAAAATGCATTGCATACATTAATGATGACGAGCTTGTGGAAGTTACTCCCAAATCAATACGCATACGAAAAGCGGAACTTAACGAATTGGTTAGAAAACGCGCTAAAAAAAGTGAGAACAACGCTTCATTATAA